GCTGCAGCCCGGCCAGCGGCAGCCAGTGTTCTTCCAGCGCAGCGCCGAACGGACGTGCCGCCACTGCATCCAGTAGTGCCAGTGCGTCCTCGACCCCGGGCTCGCGCGGCAGGCGCGGTACCATCGAATGCACGCCGTGCGGCAGTGTGGCCGCCAGGTAGCGGCCATCACGCTTGCGCCGCAGCACCCATCGCGCCTGTGACAGCAGGCGCGCGTCCAGGTTGCTGCGCGCGCGCAGCAGGTCCGCAGGCCACAGTTCGATGGCCTCGGTATTGATCAGCAGGGGCGGGCGTCGTTGCATCGGCGCAGCTTACTGCCGCAGCACCGGCGCGGCCACCTTGCGCAGTGCGTCCAGCAGCACCTGCGGCCGGTCCAGGCTGAGCAGCAGCGTGCTGCCATCGCTGACCGGCAGGGCGAGAACGCGCGCGCGGTCGGTGACCAGGGCGAACCCCTTGCCGCCGCCCTGCAGGCGGAAGTGGCCGGAGTAGAAGCCCGGCATCGCATAGCCGTTGGTCTTGAAGCGGATGCCATAGCGGCGGTCGCGGCTGAGATCGACCACCTCGGCCTGGTCCAGCCGCAGCTGTGCGACCGGCACGCGCCGGTGGTACATCGTCGAACGCACGTCCAGCACGTCGCCGGCCAGTTCCACCCGGCGGCGAAAGAAGGCCGCGCCCAGCCCGATGCCGAGGGCCGCAATCACCAGCAGGCTCCAGGCGGCGCTGCCGCCCATCCGGAACCAGGGCGGCGATAGCGTTACTTCGATCCAGGGCGCCGTCGCCGGTGCCTTGTACAGCTGCGCATACAGGCAGGCCCCGAAGGCGGCGAGCAGGGGCAGCACGATCCACAGCACGCGCAACGGCGAACTCTCGGCGACCTCGTACTGTTTCGGGTCGCTGGCGCCCATGGCTCAGGCTTCCTTCTTGAACACCAGCATCGCCGGGCGCATCGGCGCCGGGATGATGACATTGACCAGCTCCCAGCCCAGTTGGCCCTGGCGGGTCAGTTCGCTCTGGATGTCCTCGGCCTTGAGCAGGCCCATCATGGACGTCTTGACCTCGATGGTCTGGTAGCTCCAGCGCTTGCTCATTCCTTGTCCTCCGGCGGTGGGGTGGGTTTTGGCAGGCGTCCTGCCCTGCGCAGGGCGTCGCGCAGCACGTACTCGATCTGCGCATTGAGGCTGCGCAGCTCGTCGTCAGCCCAGCGCTGCGCGGCGGCCAGGACGTCGGCGTTGATGCGCAGCGGATAGGCTTTCTTCTCACTCATGCAAGCTCCTGGCGGGGCGGTGGGGCGCCCCGTTGCGAGGGTGGTTCAGTACAGTGAACCGGCGTTGACGATCGGCTGGGTGCCGCGGTCCGAGCACAGCACGGTCAGCAGGTTGCTGACCATGTGCGCCTTGCGTTCCTCGTCCAGCTGCACCACGCCGTTCTTCTGCAGTTCGGCCAGGGCCATCTCGACCATGCCGACCGCACCGGCCACGATGCGCGTGCGTGCGGCGATCACCGCGTTGGCCTGCTGCCGCTGCAGCATCGCCTGGGCGATTTCGGCGGCGTAGGCGAGGTGGCTGATGCGCGCGTCGATCACCTGCACGCCGGCATCGGCCAGGCGCTCGGCCAGCTCGTTCTTCAGGTGCTGGGAGATCTCGCTGGCATGGCTGCGCAGGGCCAGCTGGCCGTCCTCATGCTGGTCGTACGGATAGCTGGTGGCCATCGCGCGCAACGCAGATTCGGACTGGATGTGCACGAAGCTCTCGTAATCATCCACGTTGTAGACCGCCTCGGAGGCATCGACCACCTGCCAGACGATCACCGCGGCGATTTCGATCGGGCTGCCATCGAGCTCGTTGACCTTCAGCTTGCCGCTCTCGAAGTTGCGCACGCGCTGGCTGACCCGGCGCTTGGCATAGAAGGGGTTGTTCCAGCGCAGGCCGTTGTCCTTCACCGTGCCCACGTACTTGCCGAACAGGCTCAGCACCGCCGCCTGGTTGGGCTGGATGGTGTACAGGCCGGCCAGGATGAACACGCCCAACGCCACCAGCAGGGCGCCCAGCAGCATCAGCAGCAGGTTGGGCGAGCCGGTGCTGGCATTGGCCGCAACGCCGACCACGAACAGGGCGGCGCCGGCGAGGCCGACGAGCAGGGCGCCGGCCAGCGTGCCGAGGCCGTTGAGCGAAGACAGCGACTTCTCTTTCATGGCGGTACGTCCTTGAGGGTTGGAAATTAAGATATCAAAGTGATATCAGATC
This portion of the Stenotrophomonas sp. WZN-1 genome encodes:
- a CDS encoding PH domain-containing protein; its protein translation is MGASDPKQYEVAESSPLRVLWIVLPLLAAFGACLYAQLYKAPATAPWIEVTLSPPWFRMGGSAAWSLLVIAALGIGLGAAFFRRRVELAGDVLDVRSTMYHRRVPVAQLRLDQAEVVDLSRDRRYGIRFKTNGYAMPGFYSGHFRLQGGGKGFALVTDRARVLALPVSDGSTLLLSLDRPQVLLDALRKVAAPVLRQ
- a CDS encoding DUF4177 domain-containing protein; the encoded protein is MSKRWSYQTIEVKTSMMGLLKAEDIQSELTRQGQLGWELVNVIIPAPMRPAMLVFKKEA
- a CDS encoding SPFH domain-containing protein, giving the protein MKEKSLSSLNGLGTLAGALLVGLAGAALFVVGVAANASTGSPNLLLMLLGALLVALGVFILAGLYTIQPNQAAVLSLFGKYVGTVKDNGLRWNNPFYAKRRVSQRVRNFESGKLKVNELDGSPIEIAAVIVWQVVDASEAVYNVDDYESFVHIQSESALRAMATSYPYDQHEDGQLALRSHASEISQHLKNELAERLADAGVQVIDARISHLAYAAEIAQAMLQRQQANAVIAARTRIVAGAVGMVEMALAELQKNGVVQLDEERKAHMVSNLLTVLCSDRGTQPIVNAGSLY